The following proteins come from a genomic window of Mariniflexile sp. TRM1-10:
- a CDS encoding MgtC/SapB family protein has protein sequence MTSYFISIQVLDMGNNTNLDFIISIIVAMIAGFCIGLERQMKNKNAGLKTYTLVSVGSAIFTNISFEYTGIDYVDTARIISQIVVGVGFLGAGVIVQGKHKISGLATAATIWCSAGLGCLAALKMYTELLSATIIVVVINILFGYINSKINKNTNNEINN, from the coding sequence GTGACATCATATTTTATATCTATTCAAGTTTTAGATATGGGAAACAATACTAACTTAGATTTTATTATCTCTATTATTGTTGCCATGATAGCAGGATTTTGCATCGGCTTAGAACGCCAAATGAAAAATAAAAATGCAGGCTTAAAAACCTATACCTTGGTATCGGTTGGTTCGGCAATATTTACGAATATTTCTTTTGAATATACTGGAATTGATTATGTGGATACTGCTAGAATTATTAGTCAGATTGTTGTTGGCGTTGGGTTTTTAGGTGCGGGCGTCATTGTACAAGGAAAACACAAAATTAGTGGTCTGGCAACAGCCGCCACCATTTGGTGTAGTGCTGGTTTAGGATGTTTAGCTGCATTGAAAATGTATACCGAGCTTTTAAGTGCCACAATTATAGTTGTAGTGATTAATATTCTTTTTGGCTATATAAATAGTAAAATAAATAAAAACACTAATAATGAAATAAATAATTAA
- a CDS encoding NAD(P)/FAD-dependent oxidoreductase encodes MDLTSNEPFWLIKNGLLASYPSLKEDFETDVLIIGAGITGSLMAYKCLAKNYKTILLDKREVANGSTSASTSMLQYEIDMPLYKLSEMIGQSAAEANYWACYHAIDELQAIVEKVKSDCGFKKKQSLYFATTKKDVVNLRKEFEARQNCGLPVFWLSSKDIENTYQIKKTYGGILSKQGGSIDIFKFTHDLLAYNHKKGLHIFDKTAITAISYTKNGAKVTTGFGNTIKAKKIIYCNGYESTELIKEKFVKLLSTYAIIGEQNDDDQSHLNDTLFWNTEAPYVYMRTTDDNRILIGGEDEDFINDKKRDGLLNEKNKKLTKKLKKLLPNYQFRTDFVWAGTFGETEDGLPYIGTHPDFPHSYFVLGFGGNGITFSVIGMNVIQKMLQNKEHPLQTYYRFGR; translated from the coding sequence ATGGATCTTACTTCAAATGAACCCTTTTGGTTAATTAAAAACGGGTTGTTGGCTTCTTATCCTTCATTGAAAGAAGATTTTGAAACGGATGTTTTAATTATAGGAGCAGGAATCACTGGAAGTTTAATGGCCTATAAATGCTTAGCCAAAAATTATAAAACCATATTGCTTGATAAAAGAGAAGTAGCCAATGGAAGTACCTCTGCATCTACAAGTATGCTTCAGTATGAAATTGATATGCCTTTATATAAATTATCAGAAATGATTGGTCAATCTGCTGCCGAAGCTAATTATTGGGCATGTTACCATGCTATTGATGAATTGCAGGCCATTGTTGAAAAAGTAAAATCAGATTGTGGTTTTAAAAAAAAGCAATCACTCTATTTTGCTACTACCAAAAAAGATGTTGTTAATTTAAGAAAAGAGTTTGAAGCTAGGCAAAACTGTGGGCTACCTGTTTTCTGGCTTTCTTCAAAAGACATTGAAAATACCTATCAGATTAAAAAAACGTACGGAGGCATCTTATCAAAACAAGGAGGAAGTATAGATATTTTTAAATTTACGCACGATTTGTTAGCCTATAACCATAAAAAAGGATTGCACATTTTTGATAAAACCGCTATTACGGCAATTAGTTACACAAAAAATGGAGCAAAAGTTACAACTGGGTTTGGAAATACCATTAAAGCAAAAAAGATTATTTACTGCAATGGGTATGAAAGCACGGAGCTTATAAAAGAGAAATTTGTAAAATTACTTTCAACCTATGCTATTATTGGTGAACAGAATGATGATGACCAATCCCATTTAAATGACACGCTCTTTTGGAATACAGAAGCCCCTTATGTTTACATGAGAACAACCGACGATAATAGAATTTTAATTGGAGGGGAAGATGAAGACTTTATAAATGATAAAAAGCGTGATGGCTTATTAAATGAGAAAAACAAAAAGCTTACTAAAAAATTGAAAAAATTATTACCCAATTATCAATTTCGTACTGATTTTGTTTGGGCTGGCACTTTTGGTGAAACTGAAGACGGTTTACCATACATTGGTACGCATCCAGATTTTCCCCATAGTTATTTTGTTTTAGGATTTGGAGGAAATGGTATTACATTTTCTGTTATTGGTATGAATGTTATACAAAAGATGCTACAAAATAAAGAACATCCTTTGCAGACTTACTACAGATTTGGGCGCTGA
- a CDS encoding helix-turn-helix domain-containing protein codes for MKSILITSNNLTTVFQQIEEQLGGKLEIKSKEFRLEINNDIATGCILGMLVENAISYMEYDIIFKENVSLVKKIHNLDSIHFGYCSRGQVTQSFGEFNGHNKLSQFQTGIFSNSSTKNTFFKFKKNEEVKFSMITIDVLSVSDKELKKQLQNTFLINEENNVFSYVGSFNLKIVERIEYLNTINQKGLIRNFLINSTVYHILALEIEQHKYDLINAKAASNSLTQSDMEAIKEVSELIRNYPEIQYSVRYLSKKSGLSPFKLQEGFKIMHNRTVTDFIRNIRIEAAENLIRTSELNISEIVYTIGLTSRSYFSKIFKAKYKCSPKYYQNKQNRLVITA; via the coding sequence ATGAAAAGTATCTTAATAACCTCGAATAATCTCACTACAGTTTTCCAACAAATCGAAGAACAATTAGGTGGTAAACTTGAAATAAAATCCAAAGAATTTAGATTGGAAATAAATAATGACATCGCTACGGGTTGCATTTTAGGAATGTTGGTAGAAAATGCTATATCATATATGGAATATGATATTATTTTCAAAGAAAATGTGTCGCTTGTAAAAAAGATTCACAATTTAGATTCCATTCATTTTGGATACTGTTCAAGAGGTCAGGTTACCCAAAGTTTTGGAGAATTTAACGGACATAATAAGTTAAGCCAATTTCAAACAGGTATTTTTTCAAATTCATCCACTAAAAATACTTTTTTTAAATTTAAAAAGAATGAAGAGGTAAAATTCTCTATGATTACCATTGATGTTTTGTCGGTTTCTGATAAAGAATTAAAAAAGCAATTACAAAACACTTTTTTAATTAATGAAGAGAACAATGTATTTTCATATGTAGGCTCTTTTAATCTAAAAATTGTAGAAAGAATAGAATATCTTAATACAATCAATCAGAAAGGATTGATTAGGAATTTTTTGATTAATAGTACGGTATACCACATTCTGGCTTTAGAAATTGAGCAACATAAATACGATTTAATAAATGCTAAAGCTGCCAGTAATTCACTTACCCAATCCGATATGGAAGCTATTAAAGAAGTATCTGAACTTATTAGAAACTATCCGGAAATCCAGTACAGTGTCAGGTATTTAAGTAAAAAATCGGGCCTGTCTCCATTTAAATTACAGGAAGGGTTTAAAATTATGCACAATAGAACAGTTACAGATTTTATTAGAAATATAAGGATAGAAGCGGCAGAAAATTTAATAAGAACATCGGAGCTTAATATTTCGGAAATTGTTTATACAATTGGACTGACTAGCAGAAGTTACTTTTCTAAAATTTTTAAGGCAAAATATAAGTGTAGTCCTAAATATTATCAAAATAAGCAAAATAGGCTTGTGATTACAGCTTAA
- a CDS encoding YihY/virulence factor BrkB family protein yields MQKDISEYPVKFKLVHLPNLLTKTFKLWIEKEPFQLGAIVAYYAILSLPALLIIILNLVGSIWGKELVRGELLTEISAALGPDAAESILRMIAEKGDEPTSIFATILGIVILLYGATGVFYHLQNVLDSIWEIEQPYSNEILATLIGRLKSFGFILIFGFLLLISFVITALLTTFANRITALFSANVTNIAYILDIILSLLYIYALFAAMFKYLPSAPIKWKAVRVGAALTTLLFIIGKYVLSFYFGKTEPGSTYGAAGSIIIVMLWTSYSSLILFFGAQFTKVYSDRYLLTK; encoded by the coding sequence ATGCAAAAAGACATTTCAGAATATCCGGTTAAATTCAAGCTTGTTCATTTACCTAATTTATTAACAAAAACATTTAAGCTATGGATTGAAAAAGAACCTTTTCAATTAGGCGCTATTGTTGCTTATTATGCCATTCTATCCCTTCCCGCTTTACTTATTATAATATTGAATTTGGTGGGCTCTATTTGGGGAAAAGAACTCGTAAGAGGTGAATTACTTACAGAAATATCAGCCGCTTTAGGTCCAGATGCAGCCGAATCAATTTTAAGAATGATTGCTGAAAAAGGTGATGAGCCTACTTCTATTTTTGCAACCATTTTAGGTATAGTCATATTATTGTATGGAGCCACTGGCGTTTTTTATCATTTACAAAATGTATTGGACAGTATTTGGGAAATAGAACAACCTTATTCAAATGAAATACTAGCCACTTTGATAGGTAGATTAAAAAGTTTTGGGTTTATATTGATTTTCGGTTTTTTGCTTTTAATCAGTTTTGTTATCACCGCATTACTTACTACGTTTGCAAATAGAATAACCGCTCTTTTTTCAGCAAATGTTACAAACATTGCTTATATTCTTGATATTATACTCTCCTTATTATATATATATGCTCTATTTGCTGCCATGTTTAAATATTTACCCAGCGCACCAATAAAATGGAAAGCCGTAAGAGTAGGTGCCGCTTTAACTACTCTTTTATTTATCATAGGCAAGTATGTGCTTTCTTTTTATTTTGGAAAAACAGAACCCGGTTCTACATATGGAGCAGCCGGTTCTATAATAATTGTGATGCTCTGGACGTCGTATTCTAGTTTAATATTGTTTTTCGGGGCACAGTTTACCAAAGTTTATTCAGACAGGTATTTGCTAACCAAATGA
- a CDS encoding lmo0937 family membrane protein → MRSILWLVAVICITIWLLGFFGIVAGLATGSLIHILLVIAIIAILYNIIAGRRPLD, encoded by the coding sequence ATGAGAAGTATTCTTTGGCTTGTAGCCGTTATATGTATAACCATTTGGCTTTTAGGATTTTTTGGAATTGTAGCGGGACTAGCTACGGGTAGCCTCATCCATATTTTATTAGTGATAGCCATAATTGCTATTTTATATAATATTATTGCGGGAAGAAGGCCATTAGATTAA